The following is a genomic window from Nocardioides thalensis.
CGACCGCGGCCGCCGCCGTGGTGCCCGGCGTCGTCCTGCGCCACCGGGCGCTGATCCAGTGGGGCGGCTCGGTCGCCGCCCTGGTCGTGACCGCCGCCCTGGCCGTCCCGTGCATCGACACGCCGGTCGAGACCGTCGGCCTGGTGGCCCTGCTGATCACCCTCGGGTGGACCCTCGCGCTGGCGTTCCTCCCGGCCCTGCTGCGGCCGGTCGCCGTCGCCCCGGCCGTGATCGGCGGCGTGATCCTCGGCGGCCTCGTCCTCGTGACCACGAGCATCGCGCTCGGCCGCTGGATGGAGGTCGTCTCGTCCGACCGCTTGCGGGCCGCCGGCCGCTTCACCGGCACGGAGCCCGCGACCGAGCCGCTGCTGACCGTGCCGTCGGCCCTGGTCGTCGTCGCGATCGCCGCCCTGCTGGTGTCCGGCACCAGGGACCGGGCGCGGTCGACCTGGATCGCCTGGGCCGCGGTCGCGGGCGTCGTCGCCGGGGTGACCGCGGCCGTGACCGTCGCGTCGTACGACGTGCCCGTCGCTGCCGCGATCGCGGTCCTGCTCGTGACGGCGGCGGGCGCCGCCACCGTCGCGCTGGCGCTGGACGACGGCGCCCAGCTCGGCGTCGCCGCCCTCGGCATGGTCGTCGGCGGCACCGCCGTCGTACTGGGTCTCCCGTGGTCGGGCCTGACCGTCGCTGCCTCCGCGGTCGCGTTGGTGGTCGCCGCGGCGCTCCACCTCCGGGCGGGCGTCCCGGCGCTCCGGGCCGTCGGCGGCTCCTGCCTCGGCCCGAGCCTCGCGCTGCTCGTCTGGTCCGCCACCGCCGCCGCGGACCTGGACACCACGTGGCGCGGGGTCCCGCTGCTGCTGGCGCTCGGCGTGCTCGCCATCGCCCGGCCCCGTCACGAGGTCGAGCAGCCCGCACTCCTGGCCGGCCTGCTGGGGGGCCTGCTCGCGATCAACGCGGCTCCCGACACCGCCTCCTCGCTCGCGCTGCACCTGACCGTGCTGGGCTTCCTGGTCTCGGCCACCGCGGTGATCCACGAGTCGCGGCGCCACGCGGCATGGGCCGGCGGCGCGATCCTGCTGCTCGCGACGTGGGTGCGCCTCGGCGATCTCGGCGTCCGCGAGCCCGAGGCCTACACGCTGCCGCTGGCAGCGATCCTGACCGTCATCGGCCTGATCGGGCTCCGCCGCGACCCCGACGCCTCGACCGCGACGATGCTGACGCCCGGCCTGCTGCTGGCCACGCTCCCCTCGCTGCTGTGGGTGCTGGACGACCCGGCCTCGCTGCGCGCGGTGCTGCTCGGCCTCGGCGCCGTCCTGATGACCGTCGCCGGTGCCGCGCTCCGCTGGAGCGCGCCGCTGGTCGTCGGGGCCGCGGTGGGCGCCACCGTGGTGCTCCGCGAGCTCGGGCCGTACGCCGGTGACGCGCCCGCGTGGGTGTGGATCGGTCTGGGCGGCGCGCTGCTCGTGGTCGTCGGCATCACCTGGGAGCGCCGCCTGCTGGAGATCCGGACGGCCGCCGGACTCCTCGGACGGCTTCGCTAGGGCATGGCTCCCAGGTCAGCGCCGTCGCGAGCGACGTTTGCGGCCGAGCTGGCAAGGCGCCGGAGCGCTGGCGTGCTCGATCGCACGTCGAGCGACGGCAACACAGCCAGGTCGAGTCGGAAACGTCGCGCAGCAGGCGGGGACTTGGGAGCCATGCCCTAGCCTCACCGCATGGCTACCACTGCACTCGGCGGCAACGAGGTCCACACCAACGGCGAGCTCCCGGAGGTCGGCGCGGCCGCCCCGGCGTTCGAGCTGGTGGGCAGCGACTTCAGCACCGTCAAGCTTCCCGCGGGCACCCGCACGGTCCTCAACGTCTTCCCGAGCGTCGACACCGGCGTCTGCGCCGCGAGCGTCCGGAAGTTCAACGAGCTCGCGGCCGGCCTGGAGAACACCCAGGTCATCTGCGTCTCCAACGACCTGCCGTTCGCCCAGGCCCGGTTCTGCGGCGCCGAAGGCGTCGAGAACGTCGTCGCGGCCTCCGGCTTCCGGTCGAGCTTCGGCGACGACTACGGCGTGTCCCTGACCGACGGCAAGTTCGAGGGACTGCTGGCCCGCTCGGTCTTCGTGATCGACGCCGACGGCAAGGTCGTCTACACCCAGCTCGTGCCCGAGATCGCCACCGAGCCCGACTACGACGCCGCGGTCGCGGCCCTGGGCTGAGCCACCGCTAGTCGGGATCCGCCGGGTCCCAGAACGCCTCGAGCATGATCAGCCGCCCGTCGGCGCGCTGCGGGGTCCCCTCGGCCTCGTAGTGCGCCTCGGCGCGGCCGTCGTGGCTCGGCGGCAGCGTGCCGTCGGCGCGCACCACGCGCCACCACGGCACCGGCCCGCCGTGGTGGGCCATCACCGTCCCGACCTGCCGTGGGCCGCCCCCGACGACGGCCGCGATCGCGCCGTACGTCGTCACCCGCCCGGGCGGGATCTGCTCCACGGTCTCGAGCACCCGCTCGACGTACGCCTCATCCACGCAGGACATCCTGCCGGAGACGCCGAGGACCCCGTCGCGGCGGCGACGGGGCCCTCAGGTGCTCCCTCGGTGCGAACGAAGACCGAAAGTCTGCTGGTCTGGACAACGACGAACCGCTGTCGCGGTTACGGCGATGCCGTGTCGCAGTTACCGGGGAGGTTCAGTACGACGGCTGCGACGGGTCGATCTGGTTGACCCACGCCACGACGCCGCCACCCACGTGGACCGCGTCGTCGTAGCCCGCACCCTTCACGATCGCGAGCGTCTCGGCGGACCGGACGCCGGACTTGCAGTGCATGATCACCTGCTTGCCCGAGTCGACCGCCGGCAGCTGCGCGAGCGCGTTGCCGTTGAGGAACTCGCCCTTCGGGATCAGCACGGAGCCGGGGATCTTGTTGATCTCGTACTCGTTGGGCTCGCGCACGTCGATGAGCACGAAGTCGCGGGTGCCCTCCTCGCGCTCCTTGAGCAGGTGCTCGAGCTGGACCACGGAGATCGTCGAGTCGGCCGCGGCCTCGGCCGCCTCGTCGGAGACGGCGCCGCAGAAGAACTCGTAGTCGATGAGCGCGTCGACGGTCGGGTTCTCGCCGCACAGCGCGCAGTTGGGGTCCTTGCGGACCTTGAGCTTGCGGTACTCCATCTCGAGGGCGTCGTAGATCATCAGCTTGCCGACGAGCGGCTCGCCGATGCCGGTCAGCAGCTTGATGGCCTCGTTGACCTGGATCGAGCCGATCGAGGCGCACAGGACGCCGAGCACGCCGCCCTCGGCGCAGCTCGGGACCATGCCCGGCGGCGGGGGCTCGGGGTAGAGGCAGCGGTAGCAGGGCGCGCCCTCGACCTGCTTCGGCGCGAACACCGATGCCTGGCCGTCGAAGCGGTAGATCGAGCCCCACACGTAAGGGATCCCGAGCAGGTACGCCGCGTCGTTGACCATGTAGCGCGTCGCGAAGTTGTCGGTGCCGTCGACGATCAGGTCGTAGCCCTCGAAGACCTCGAACACGTTGTCGTTGTCGAGGCGCTCGCCGTGGACGATCACGTTCACGTAGGGGTTGATCTCGGCGACCGACTCCTGGGCCGAGACGGCCTTCGGGCGGCCGATGTCGGACTGGCCGTGGATGATCTGGCGCTGGAGGTTGGACTCGTCGACCTCGTCGAACTCGACGATGCCGATGGTGCCGACGCCCGCCGCCGCGAGGTACATCAGGGCCGGGCTGCCGAGGCCGCCCGCGCCGATGA
Proteins encoded in this region:
- a CDS encoding SCO7613 C-terminal domain-containing membrane protein; this translates as MRYADPSLCPDCRSDLPHAVPACPSCGLQVRHPLATELFSTLRRADVLLARLQQESRVPVAVGAPPAPPAVPPAPVPPPPLPQSAPARRTGVAWASVPKILLGLGAFFLLVAAVTFLAVSWSHLGVGGRTAVLLAFTALSGGAALLLHRLGLRIAGESLVVVGLGMLALDVVGAGNAGWFGELSDGAIALASGVALLVAGTAVGALRLAGRPRLVAPQLIAGLGLLVAYCGALETIGHPLLTSHLAVVLGVAGTLAARRAGLGVLAGSLAAPAGIAWAFGGLVALGEALDTPSVEQLWLDGSGWSLLATAAAAVVPGVVLRHRALIQWGGSVAALVVTAALAVPCIDTPVETVGLVALLITLGWTLALAFLPALLRPVAVAPAVIGGVILGGLVLVTTSIALGRWMEVVSSDRLRAAGRFTGTEPATEPLLTVPSALVVVAIAALLVSGTRDRARSTWIAWAAVAGVVAGVTAAVTVASYDVPVAAAIAVLLVTAAGAATVALALDDGAQLGVAALGMVVGGTAVVLGLPWSGLTVAASAVALVVAAALHLRAGVPALRAVGGSCLGPSLALLVWSATAAADLDTTWRGVPLLLALGVLAIARPRHEVEQPALLAGLLGGLLAINAAPDTASSLALHLTVLGFLVSATAVIHESRRHAAWAGGAILLLATWVRLGDLGVREPEAYTLPLAAILTVIGLIGLRRDPDASTATMLTPGLLLATLPSLLWVLDDPASLRAVLLGLGAVLMTVAGAALRWSAPLVVGAAVGATVVLRELGPYAGDAPAWVWIGLGGALLVVVGITWERRLLEIRTAAGLLGRLR
- the tpx gene encoding thiol peroxidase gives rise to the protein MATTALGGNEVHTNGELPEVGAAAPAFELVGSDFSTVKLPAGTRTVLNVFPSVDTGVCAASVRKFNELAAGLENTQVICVSNDLPFAQARFCGAEGVENVVAASGFRSSFGDDYGVSLTDGKFEGLLARSVFVIDADGKVVYTQLVPEIATEPDYDAAVAALG
- a CDS encoding MGMT family protein is translated as MSCVDEAYVERVLETVEQIPPGRVTTYGAIAAVVGGGPRQVGTVMAHHGGPVPWWRVVRADGTLPPSHDGRAEAHYEAEGTPQRADGRLIMLEAFWDPADPD
- the moeZ gene encoding adenylyltransferase/sulfurtransferase MoeZ, whose amino-acid sequence is MSFPALVEPADELTIDEVRRYSRHLIIPDVGMTGQKRLKNAKVLVIGAGGLGSPALMYLAAAGVGTIGIVEFDEVDESNLQRQIIHGQSDIGRPKAVSAQESVAEINPYVNVIVHGERLDNDNVFEVFEGYDLIVDGTDNFATRYMVNDAAYLLGIPYVWGSIYRFDGQASVFAPKQVEGAPCYRCLYPEPPPPGMVPSCAEGGVLGVLCASIGSIQVNEAIKLLTGIGEPLVGKLMIYDALEMEYRKLKVRKDPNCALCGENPTVDALIDYEFFCGAVSDEAAEAAADSTISVVQLEHLLKEREEGTRDFVLIDVREPNEYEINKIPGSVLIPKGEFLNGNALAQLPAVDSGKQVIMHCKSGVRSAETLAIVKGAGYDDAVHVGGGVVAWVNQIDPSQPSY